In Effusibacillus pohliae DSM 22757, a single window of DNA contains:
- a CDS encoding restriction endonuclease subunit S produces MESWTGKILGMTEAMDDSMANICRPGDVLFGKLRPYLAKVIMATGTYRCTSEFLVLRSPCYFPNFLKYLLLSNVFIDLVNSSTYGVKMPRASWDFIGDIRVPVPPIDVQRSIASFLDREITKLDQLVEKKQRLIELLQEKRQALITQAVTKGLDPNVPMKDSGIPWLGEVPAHWDVMKMTHIFGGIGSGTTPDSSEPKYFDGDIPWVITGDLNDDELYRTSKCVTDSALRKYTSLKLYPPGTLLVAMYGATIGKLAILRISAATNQACCALYNPSKVDTKFVFYWFMANRSHIVSLGVGGGQPNISQETIRNLRIGVPPLVEQANIIKYVESLTGKIAKAIRKLESQIALIKEYRQALITAAVTGQIDVRQYCLDSVETATP; encoded by the coding sequence GTGGAATCGTGGACCGGTAAGATACTTGGCATGACCGAAGCAATGGACGATAGCATGGCCAACATATGTCGGCCTGGGGATGTCTTGTTCGGTAAACTCCGACCATACCTGGCGAAGGTTATCATGGCGACGGGTACATATCGATGTACTTCAGAGTTTCTCGTACTACGTTCACCCTGTTATTTCCCTAATTTCTTGAAGTACCTTTTGCTGTCCAATGTCTTCATTGATTTGGTCAACTCCTCTACGTACGGTGTAAAAATGCCAAGAGCAAGCTGGGATTTTATCGGGGATATTCGAGTTCCGGTTCCTCCAATAGATGTTCAGAGGAGTATCGCCTCCTTCCTCGACCGTGAAATCACCAAACTCGACCAACTCGTCGAGAAAAAGCAGCGGCTCATCGAGCTTTTACAGGAGAAGCGCCAGGCCCTCATCACCCAAGCCGTGACGAAGGGCCTTGACCCGAACGTGCCGATGAAGGATTCGGGGATTCCGTGGTTGGGAGAGGTGCCGGCGCATTGGGATGTTATGAAGATGACGCACATATTTGGAGGAATTGGCAGCGGAACCACACCTGATTCGAGCGAGCCAAAATACTTTGATGGGGACATCCCTTGGGTAATTACCGGTGATTTGAATGATGACGAGTTGTATCGAACTTCGAAATGTGTAACCGATAGTGCCCTTCGCAAGTATACCTCCTTGAAGTTGTATCCTCCGGGCACTCTCTTGGTGGCTATGTACGGAGCTACGATCGGTAAACTCGCCATTCTGCGCATCTCGGCGGCCACTAATCAGGCGTGTTGCGCACTCTATAACCCGAGTAAGGTGGACACGAAATTTGTGTTTTATTGGTTCATGGCAAATCGAAGTCATATCGTTTCTCTTGGTGTTGGAGGGGGCCAGCCAAATATCAGCCAAGAAACAATTCGGAATCTGCGCATCGGCGTTCCTCCGTTAGTCGAACAGGCAAATATCATCAAATACGTTGAGTCTTTGACAGGAAAAATAGCGAAAGCGATACGCAAGCTTGAGTCACAAATAGCGTTGATTAAAGAGTATCGGCAAGCCCTCATCACCGCTGCCGTAACCGGCCAGATCGACGTGAGGCAGTATTGCCTCGACAGTGTTGAGACGGCCACGCCGTGA